A single genomic interval of Armigeres subalbatus isolate Guangzhou_Male chromosome 1, GZ_Asu_2, whole genome shotgun sequence harbors:
- the LOC134206685 gene encoding uncharacterized protein LOC134206685, producing MEELLGELPEKFLKNTSYLLDNYSSATLSQINHVTNQNGRSLDLCFVSVQDVAPFICEAPSPLVKLVNHQPPLLVSLHRKLENYVDTSSAAFFYDFRKADHRSISNLISSLDWGNILDHDDVDRAAETFSHVLSYIVDRHVPKIVKHNPPHAPWQTSGLRRLKSYKRATLRKFSKYRTLSLTRNYAQLNHEYKRTAKSCFSQYQRGLQRKLKTHPKKFWKYVKEQRNESGLPSRMTLNGILASNSQDISRLFAEKFASVFSNERLSEDQIRNAMSSVPISGQAMNMVDINVGIVREAALELKTSYNPGPDGIPSVFLKTYIDGIITPLLHVFQLSITSGIFPSCWFPVHKKGNRQDVANYRSITSLSAVAKLFELVIMEPLLAHCKPYISDDQHGFMPGRSIATNLLYLTSYINSNMVDRSQTDVIYTDLTARSSGLHTIITAPKELNPSSVVF from the coding sequence aTGGAGGAGCTactgggggaacttccagagaagttTCTAAAGAACACCTCGTACCTTCTAGACAATTACAGCTCCGCCACGCTCTCGCAAATTAATCACGTAACTAACCAGAATGGACGTAGCTTAGACCTATGTTTTGTCAGCGTTCAAGATGTCGCGCCGTTCATATGCGAGGCTCCATCACCACTGGTAAAACTAGTTAACCACCAGCCTCCTCTGCTGGTTTCTCTACACCGAAAGTTAGAAAATTATGTCGATACCTCCTCCGCTGCATTCTTCTATGACTTCAGAAAAGCTGATCATCGCAGTATTTCAAACCTCATATCCAGTTTAGACTGGGGTAATATTCTGGACCATGACGACGTCGACCGAGCAGCTGAAACGTTCTCTCATGTACTGTCATATATCGTTGACAGACATGTTCCCAAAATAGTGAAGCATAACCCTCCCCACGCACCGTGGCAAACAAGTGGTCTGCGACGACTGAAGTCGTATAAAAGAGCAACGTTAAGGAAGTTCTCAAAGTACCGTACATTGTCACTGACACGGAACTACGCACAACTCAATCACGAATACAAACGGACTGCCAAAAGTTGTTTCTCGCAGTATCAGCGAGGACTGCAAAGAAAGCTGAAAACACATCCTAAAAAGTTCTGGAAGTACGTAAAAGAGCAACGTAATGAATCTGGCCTTCCTTCGCGAATGACGCTTAACGGAATTTTGGCGTCTAATTCTCAGGACATCAGTAGACTGTTTGCTGAAAAATTCGCCAGTGTTTTCAGCAATGAAAGATTATCAGAAGACCAAATACGAAATGCTATGAGCTCCGTTCCTATCTCCGGCCAAGCTATGAACATGGTTGATATCAATGTTGGAATAGTTCGCGAAGCTGCATTGGAACTGAAAACATCCTACAACCCcggaccagatggaattcctTCCGTATTTCTGAAAACGTACATCGATGGCATTATCACTCCGTTACTCCATGTTTTCCAACTTTCGATTAcgtcaggaatttttccgtcTTGTTGGTTCCCTGTTCATAAGAAAGGTAACAGACAGGACGTTGCAAATTACCGGAGTATCACCTCATTGTCTGCCGTTGCCAAGTTGTTCGAGCTAGTCATCATGGAACCTCTACTCGCCCATTGTAAACCATACATTAGTGACGACCAACATGGATTTATGCCCGGTCGTTCCATTGCCACAAACCTTTTGTACCTTACCTCCTACATCAACAGCAACATGGTGGATCGCAGTCAAACGGACGTTATCTATACCGACCTAACAGCTCGGTCGTCTGGTCTCCACACTATAATAACGGCGCCGAAAGAATTGAATCCGTCCAGCGTCGTTTTCTGA